The following proteins are co-located in the Solanum pennellii chromosome 8, SPENNV200 genome:
- the LOC107028300 gene encoding serine/threonine-protein phosphatase 7 long form homolog, whose product MILNTRKCDGKFWDLVNEHPIHPRVLDVIKLSGLYGVYRSHRPVIDRSLITALVERWRPETHTFHFRTGESTITLQDVEILYGLPVKGNAVVGYEPQRSVVDWQNICQRLLGFSPQPQDFKHSSLKVSALNAHLRLQPRLPDLATQDMVNEKARCYMFWMIAGLLLADTSGGLLKLMYLPMLEDITTVGSYSWGSATLAYLYRFLCKASQSSQNEIAGFLPLLQIWAWERVTVLTPQIVAKRDTRNIFPVGLPRGPHAARWYAHFSWTDTTKHVLRVFRDALDSMTEDQFIWEPYSSDIIESLPEYCRVGRDIWRARVPIFCWDVVEVHLPDRVMRQFGLVQAIPSSFAFDATHFNHDRRGRSNTNWELEHAQWLHFWNHIDQYVWNAPILHGSLRYDDPYLIWFRRITRFIIGNPISSPQQQQGYVPNATTYETMVRHIHLMVNKAISLGENLSMEEFYGFRAMVRDEGSNCLAYVQEADRTHVQANYRREELMSDHLHPPIRRRGKGGVAGRKVRAIERGRAPIEMSEDDQTTQDSQAVLNYEPTNIENVTYTTPQTPQISRNPSLSSLENVFGSNQPQHFDNAPNFVDGDELEDANQGASQGGEPSVKKKRTIIPKLCRTRSHYLNQHGQKNKTKVSVLTKKKGKG is encoded by the exons atgattttgaaCACAAGAAAATGTGATGGGAAGTTTTGGGACCTAGTAAATGAACATCCCATTCATCCACGAGTCCTAGATGTGATTAAACTATCTGGATTATATGGTGTTTATAGGTCTCATAGGCCTGTAATTGATCGTAGCTTAATCACCGCACTAGTTGAGAGATGGCGGCCTGAGACTCATACATTCCACTTTAGGACGGGTGAGAGTACGATCACTTTACAGGACGTGGAGATATTGTATGGCTTACCCGTGAAAGGTAATGCGGTAGTTGGGTATGAGCCACAGAGGTCTGTAGTGGATTGGCAAAATATTTGTCAAAGATTATTAGGTTTTAGTCCACAACCTCAAGACTTTAAACATAGTAGTCTCAAGGTTTCTGCGCTTAATGCACACTTGCGACTTCAACCACGATTACCCGACTTGGCAACACAGGATATGGTCAATGAGAAAGCTAGGTGTTATATGTTTTGGATGATTGCTGGTTTACTATTGGCAGACACATCTGGTGGTCTTTTAAAGCTTATGTACTTGCCTATGCTGGAGGATATCACTACAGTAGGGTCTTACAGTTGGGGTAGTGCAACCCTAGCATATTTGTATCGTTTTCTTTGTAAAGCCTCCCAAAGTAGCCAAAATGAGATTGCTGGATTCCTACCACTACTTCAG ATTTGGGCATGGGAGAGAGTTACCGTCCTTACGCCTCAGATTGTAGCAAAAAGAGATACAAGGAATATTTTCCCTGTTGGTTTACCAAGGGGTCCACATGCTGCTAGATGGTATGCACATTTTAGTTGGACCGACACTACCAAACACGTGTTAAGAGTTTTCAGGGATGCGCTGGATTCCATGACAGAAGATCAG tttatttggGAACCATATTCTTCTGACATAATTGAGAGTCTTCCCGAATATTGCCGCGTTGGAAGAGACATATGGCGTGCTAGAGTTCCAATTTTTTGTTGGGATGTTGTTGAGGTTCATTTACCCGATCGAGTTATGAGGCAATTTGGATTGGTACAAGCGATACCATCTTCATTTGCATTTGACGCTACACATTTTAACCATGATCGTCGAGGAAGATCAAACACAAATTGGGAGTTAGAGCATGCACAATGGTTGCATTTTTGGAACCATATTGATCAATATGTATGGAATGCACCAATCCTTCATGGATCACTTCGGTATGATGATCCCTACCTTATTTGGTTTAGACGTATTACTCGTTTTATCATTGGTAATCCTATTTCGagtcctcaacaacaacaaggTTACGTGCCTAATGCGACGACATACGAAACAATG GTGCGTCATATTCATTTGATGGTTAATAAAGCAATATCTCTCGGTGAAAATCTATCAATGGAGGAATTTTACGGGTTTCGTGCAATGGTGCGGGATGAAGGATCTAATTGTTTGGCATATGTGCAAGAGGCAGATAGGACTCATGTTCAAGCAAATTATAGAAGAGAGGAGCTAATGTCTGACCATTTGCATCCTCCTATTCGTCGGCGAGGAAAAGGTGGTGTTGCGGGTAGGAAGGTACGTGCTATTGAGAGAGGTCGAGCACCTATTGAAATGAGTGAAGATGATCAAACCACACAAGATTCCCAAGCAGTTTTGAATTATGAACCAACAAACATTGAGAATGTGACGTACACGACACCACAGACTCCACAAATATCAAGGAACCCAAGTCTTTCATCACTTGAAAATGTATTTGGTAGTAATCAACCTCAACATTTTGACAACGCCCCAAACTTTGTGGATGGTGATGAGTTGGAGGATGCGAATCAAGGTGCAAGCCAAGGTGGTGAACCATCAGTGAAGAAAAAGCGTACAATCATTCCTAAGCTTTGTAGGACTA GGAGTCATTATCTTAATCAGCACGGCcaaaagaacaaaacaaaagtTTCTGTGTTGACAAAGAAAAAAGGCAAAGGATGA